The genome window GGGCGTGAAGTTGCCAAAGCTCTTTTCACCGGGTCCAGGGGGACCCTGGTCAGGGGATGCAAGGGGCAGAATGCCCTTTGCCCGCCGGAGGCCTGACCGTCGAGAGATGTCTGAAGGAGGCTGTGTCCAAGCGCGGACACCGTGCCGTATGCCCTCTCACCAACCCGCGGGGAGTGCAATGCAAGCGATGTGGTGTGAGGGAGTGCTCAACGCCGGTTCTCCAAACGCCGCCGTCCGGTTCGAATTGCCCGCTGGCATCGATCCGGCGATCATGACCGGCCGGCGATTCCACAGGGCAGTTTCGAATCGAGAGGGCTGTATGACATCCCGGATCACAACGCGTCGCGGCTGGCTGGGGGGACTCCTGGCCGTACTGCTCGGAACGATGGCTTGGCCCGCGATGGGGGATGAGCCGGCATCGAAGCCGGCGAAGGCGGTGCTGACCGGGCTGATCGAGGACCAGGCGGGGGAGCCTCTGGCGGAGGCGCGGGTGCGGGTCGGAATTCCGGCGATCGACATGCGGTTCATCGACGAGAAACCCAATCTCCATCTGTTCGAGGCGGTCACGGACGCCAAGGGGCGCTATCGCCTGGAGCTCGACGTCCTGGCGGAACCGGCGCGGGTCTCCATTGACGTCCTGAAGCCGGGATACCAGCGGTCCTCCGGCACGCCGATGGGGGGTGGCGATTTCCGGAGAGTCGAGATGGCTCCGGGGCGCGAGGCCGAAGCCTCCTTCAAGCTCACGCCGGCGGCGTACTATCGCGGTGTCGTCGTGGACGAAGCGGGCAAGCCGCTGCCCCCGCTCAGGTTCCGAGCCTACATCCGGTTCGCGGGGGGCGGCACGGGGTGGGTGGAAGGGACCACGACTGCGGCCGATGGGACGTTCGAGATCTTCAACTACGAGGAGCCGCGGCAGCCGGCCGATGAGGACGCGGACAAAGGGTCGATCTCGATCTCGCATCCGGACTACGTCGACGTCTCGATCGAGGACCTGTTCCAGACCAAGGGGGCGGAGCGGACCGCCCTGCGGGTTGTGATGCCCCGCGGCTGCCAGATCACCGGCACGGTCGTCAACCTGGTCGGTCGTCCGGTCCCGGGGGTGGTGGTCGTCTGCCAGCGGAAGGGGGGCGAGGGTCGGAAGGGAGCGCTGACGGACGAACACGGCCGCTTTGCGATCAAGGGGGTGACCAAGGGGACGAATCAGGTCTCTGTCCGTTCGCTGCCGCTGAAACAGAAGGCGGACCTGACGGTCGACTTCAACGAGGACCGGGACTTGCCGATCCGGCTCCAGCTCATGCCGCCGTTCGATGAGCCAGAGCGCTATGACGTTCTGGGGATGCAGGTGGGGGACTTGACGCCGCAGATCAGGAAGGCGTGCGACCTGCGTTTTGACCAGGGAGTGCTGATTCTGGATCCGGGTGCGGACTCAAAGCGGCTGGGGATCGGCGAGCTGAAAGTGGGGGACCACTTCTGGATGGTGGGACTCCACCGGGTGAGGAGCACGCGCGAGTTCGTGGACCGGATCCTGGCCGAGGCGGCGGAGCAGGACGGAGAGCGGGTCTCGATCCGGGTGGTCTACGCGATGAGCCGTCCGGAGTTCGATGCGAACAACACGCAGTACCTTGACCTCAGCCGGGAGGATCTCCGGGAGTTGGAGGAGGTTCGGCGGAAGGCGTTTGGCGACGGAGCGGGCGAGAAGTAGGAGGCCGCGCTTTCTTTTCAGAGCATCATCCCGCCGAGTGCCATCGCCCCCCGCTTCGCCACAACAAAGCGTGCAAACTGTTCGCACGCTCAGAGAATGCCGCGTTATCCGGGAGCGGGGCGTCCTCGAAAAACTTCGGCTCCGCGCGAAAAATGGGGCTAGTCAGGAGCCGACCTCCCGACACAATGGGGCCCGCTGAAACTGTGGCCTGCCGGGGTCGCTGCTGCCGGTAGTCAGAAGGAAGTCTTGGGGTCGCCATGGCCGGCGATGACACGACGGGCGACGATACGGTCGGGATGAGAAGGGTCTTGGGGTCGCGGATGGGGAATCTGGTGTTGTTGGGGGACGAAGTCTCCCTGTTGAAGGCGGCAACCGTCCAGGGGACGGTGAGCTCGCGGGGGAGAACATTGGGCGATGACGTGGCCTGCGACTTTTTCTGCGAAGCGGGGCTGGTCCAACGGGCCGGCGACGAACTGCGGCTGACGGATCTGGGCTGGCGCGTGGCGCGGAAGCTGATCGACAGCGGGGCGCGGGGCGTTGTCGCGATCCCGGCTTCGGAACTCATGGCCGAGCCAGTGGCCTCCGAACCCGCTTCGGCGGCCTGACCTTCCGCGTCGACGGATCGGGCGGCACGTGCCGGAGGGGGCTTGAGAGATCTTGAGGCTGCGGGCCGGTGTGGCCCCGCTTGTGAGGCCCCTCGCGGACCTGCGTTGCCCGTTGTGGCTTGGACCGTTCCTCGAAGGAAGCGCCTCCGGCGGCCAGGGCTTCCCGCCCTGGACCCGGGGCTCTGGCTCTCTCCAAAGGATCACGTCTCCCAACCAGGGATTTCCCGGGTGTCAGGGACTCTACCGGCGGCGGTATGTTCTCTTCCTGGAGCGCCTGCATGGGACCGGCAGCCCCGGACGCTCCTGCCCGGACAGTTGAAGACAGCGCTGTCCGGGCTCTTCTTTGCGCGCTCCGCAATAGTCAGCCCAGCCTCCCTGATCCACGAAGGTCGTCCATCGAGACAACCGACGCCGGCAGCCCCTTCCCCGCGAACCGCGATCCTCGC of Planctomyces sp. SH-PL14 contains these proteins:
- a CDS encoding carboxypeptidase-like regulatory domain-containing protein is translated as MTSRITTRRGWLGGLLAVLLGTMAWPAMGDEPASKPAKAVLTGLIEDQAGEPLAEARVRVGIPAIDMRFIDEKPNLHLFEAVTDAKGRYRLELDVLAEPARVSIDVLKPGYQRSSGTPMGGGDFRRVEMAPGREAEASFKLTPAAYYRGVVVDEAGKPLPPLRFRAYIRFAGGGTGWVEGTTTAADGTFEIFNYEEPRQPADEDADKGSISISHPDYVDVSIEDLFQTKGAERTALRVVMPRGCQITGTVVNLVGRPVPGVVVVCQRKGGEGRKGALTDEHGRFAIKGVTKGTNQVSVRSLPLKQKADLTVDFNEDRDLPIRLQLMPPFDEPERYDVLGMQVGDLTPQIRKACDLRFDQGVLILDPGADSKRLGIGELKVGDHFWMVGLHRVRSTREFVDRILAEAAEQDGERVSIRVVYAMSRPEFDANNTQYLDLSREDLRELEEVRRKAFGDGAGEK